From Cygnus atratus isolate AKBS03 ecotype Queensland, Australia chromosome 1, CAtr_DNAZoo_HiC_assembly, whole genome shotgun sequence, the proteins below share one genomic window:
- the JOSD1 gene encoding josephin-1, with amino-acid sequence MSCVPWKGDKAKSESAEPPQPPPPHIYHEKQRRELCALHALNNVFQDSNAFTRETLQEIFQRLSPNTMVTPHKKSMLGNGNYDVNVIMAALQTKGYEAVWWDKRRDVNVIALSNVMGFIMNLPSSLCWGPLKLPLKRQHWICVREVGGTYYNLDSKLKVPEWIGGESELRKFLKHQLRGKNCELLLVVPEEVEAHQSWRADV; translated from the exons ATGAGTTGCGTGCCATGGAAAGGTGACAAGGCCAAGTCGGAATCAGCGGAGCCGccccagccgccgccgccgcatATTTACCACGAGAAGCAGCGCAGGGAGCTGTGTGCCCTCCATGCCCTCAACAATGTCTTCCAGGACAGCAACGCCTTCACTAGGGAAACCCTGCAGGAGATTTTTCAGAG GCTGTCTCCCAACACCATGGTGACGCCCCACAAGAAGAGCATGCTGGGGAATGGGAACTATGATGTGAACGTAATCATGGCAGCGCTTCAGACCAAAGGCTATGAGGCAGTTTGGTGGGACAAGCGCAG GGATGTTAATGTCATTGCCCTGTCCAACGTGATGGGCTTCATCATGAACCTGCCCTCCAGCCTTTGCTGGGGTCCCTTGAAGCTCCCCCTCAAGCGACAGCACTGGATCTGCGTCCGGGAGGTGGGAGGCACCTACTACAACCTCGACTCCAAACTCAAGGTGCCTGAGTGGATTGGAGGTGAAAGCGAGCTCAG GAAATTTTTGAAACATCAGCTGAGAGGAAAGAACTGTGAACTCCTGCTGGTGGTGCCAGAGGAGGTGGAAGCACACCAGAGCTGGCGAGCTGACGTGTGA
- the TOMM22 gene encoding mitochondrial import receptor subunit TOM22 homolog has protein sequence MAAPAPLPADELLPKGGAGKAEELEDELEEDDDDEELDETLAERLWGLTEMFPESVRSAAGATFELSLTVAQKVYRFSRAALWIGTTSFMILVLPVVFETEKLQMEQQQQLQQRQILLGPNTGLSGGMPGALPPLSGKI, from the exons ATGGCCGCCCCCGCGCCCCTGCCTGCGGACGAGCTGCTGCCCAAGGGCGGCGCGGGCAAggcggaggagctggaggacGAGCTGGAGGAGGACGACGACGACGAGGAG CTGGACGAGACCCTGGCGGAGCGGCTGTGGGGGCTCACGGAGATGTTCCCCGAGAGCGTCCGCTCGGCGGCCGGCGCCACCTTCGAGCTGTCGCTGACGGTAGCGCAGAAGGTGTACAG GTTCTCCAGGGCAGCTCTGTGGATCGGGACCACCTCCTTCATGATTCTAGTGCTTCCTGTCGTGTTCGAAACCGAAAAGCTGcagatggagcagcagcagcagctgcagcagcgaCAG ATCCTCCTAGGACCCAACACAGGGCTGTCTGGGGGCATGCCAGGGGCCCTGCCTCCGCTGTCTGGAAAAATCTAA
- the CBY1 gene encoding protein chibby homolog 1 produces MPLFGNTFSPKKTPPRKAASLSNLHLLDRSTREIELGLEYGSPTMNLAGQSLKFENGQWVAESGSFTGDRREMQRLRKRNQQLEEENNLLRLKVDILLDMLSETTAESHLMEKELEELKTHSRRRK; encoded by the exons ATGCCTCTCTTCGGTAACACCTTCAGCCCCAAGAAAACGCCGCCGCGGAAAGCCGCCTCGCTCTCCAATTTGCACTTG CTGGATAGATCCACCCGTGAGATTGAGCTGGGCCTGGAGTATGGCAGCCCCACCATGAACCTTGCTGGCCAGAGCCTGAAGTTTGAAAATGGCCAGTGGGTGGCAG AGTCAGGGAGCTTCACGGGAGATCGCAGGGAAATGCAGCGCTTGCGCAAACGaaaccagcagctggaggaggagaacaaCCTGCTTCGCTTGAAAGTGGATATTTTGCTGGACATG CTCTCCGAGACCACGGCCGAGTCCCACCTGatggagaaggagctggaggagctgaagaCTCACAGCCGGAGGAGGAAGTGA